A window of the Drosophila kikkawai strain 14028-0561.14 unplaced genomic scaffold, DkikHiC1v2 scaffold_209, whole genome shotgun sequence genome harbors these coding sequences:
- the LOC138929468 gene encoding histone H2B: protein MPPKTSGKAAKKAGKAQKNITKNDKKKKRKRKESYAIYIYKVLKQVHPDTGISSKAMSIMNSFVNDIFERIAAEASRLAHYNKRSTITSREIQTAVRLLLPGELAKHAVSEGTKAVTKYTSSK from the coding sequence atgccgCCTAAAACCAGTGGAAAGGCAGCCAAGAAGGCTGGCAAGGCCCAGAAGAACATCACTAAGAacgacaagaagaagaagcggaaGAGGAAGGAGAGCTATGCTATCTACATCTACAAGGTCCTGAAGCAGGTCCATCCCGACACTGGCATTTCCTCGAAGGCGATGAGCATCATGAACAGCTTTGTGAATGACATCTTCGAGCGCATTGCTGCCGAGGCTTCTCGTCTGGCGCACTACAACAAGCGCTCGACCATCACCAGTCGGGAAATCCAAACTGCTGTTCGTCTGCTCCTGCCCGGAGAGTTGGCAAAGCACGCCGTCAGTGAGGGAACCAAGGCTGTCACCAAGTACACCAGCTCCAAGTAA
- the LOC138929469 gene encoding LOW QUALITY PROTEIN: histone H2A-like (The sequence of the model RefSeq protein was modified relative to this genomic sequence to represent the inferred CDS: deleted 1 base in 1 codon), which yields MSGRGKGGKVKGKAKSRSNRAGLQFPVGRIHRLLRKGNYAERVGAGAPVYLAAVMEYLAAEVLELAGNAARDNKKTRIIPRHLQLAIRNDEELNKLLSGVTIAQGGVLPNIQAVLLPKKTEKKA from the exons atgtcTGGTCGTGGAAAAGGTGGCAAAGTTAAGGGAAAGGCAAAGTCCCGGTCCAACCGTGCCGGACTTCAGTTCCCTGTCGGCCGTATCCATCGTCTGCTCCGCAAGGGCAACTACGCCGAGCGCGTCGGTGCCGGCGCTCCAGTTTACCTGGCTGCC GTGATGGAATATCTGGCCGCTGAGGTTCTCGAGTTGGCTGGCAATGCTGCTCGTGACAACAAGAAGACGAGGATCATCCCGCGTCATCTGCAGCTGGCCATCCGCAACGACGAAGAGTTGAACAAGCTGCTCTCCGGCGTCACCATTGCCCAGGGAGGTGTGTTGCccaacatccaggctgttctgttgcccaagaagaccgagaagaaggcttaa